Genomic DNA from Alicyclobacillus fastidiosus:
ACTTGGAAAAAGGTCGGTACTGCACATCCACAATTTGCTACATCAGGCATTAGATCGCGCCGTAAAGTGGAATTTAGTTGGGCGGAATGTCGCCGATGCAGTGGAGCCGCCAAAACCGGATTTCCATGAAATGAGTCTTTGGTCAGAGGAAGACATAAGCGCGTTTCTAGAAGAAGCGGTGAAAAAACGATACTATCTCTTTTATCATCGCCATAGGCACGGGAATGCGAAAATCAGAGATCGGCGGGATTCGCTGACGGGATGTAGATTTAAAACGAGGACAACTTAGCGTTACTACGACCCTTCATTTTGAAAATGGGGTACCAGTCTTTAGGCCAACAAAGACCAAGAAAAGTCGTCGCTTGGTCCCATTAGACGACTTCGTTGTTTCCGAACTAGCAAAACATTATAAGCGGCAATTACGGGAGAAAGTTCGGCTAGGGCCAATGTATCAGGACAACGACTTAGTTATAGCAAAGGAAAACGGTGAACCAGTCTATCCAAGGACGCTGGATACTCAATGGTACTCGGTACTGAAAAAATCTGGGGTCCCCAAAATTCGCTTTCATGATCTTAGGCACACACATGCAAATCTGCTGCTAAAACTGGGCATTGATCCGAAGGTTGTGAGTACGCGATTAGGTCACGCCACAGTGAACATTACGCTAGATACCTACTCACATGTTTATCCCGATGTTGCAGAGGACACCGCACATAGGTTCGGAAAGGCCGTATTTAGCACGTTGGAGAAGCAAAAAAACGGAGCGCGGGAGTTACCCCAAAGTTTACCCAAAACGGTTTCGAAAAGACCGCAAAAAGGAAAAAGGATTCCCGACTGTACTGAGAATCCTTAGTCTATCAAGGTTTTGGCGGAGAGGGTGGGATTCGAACCCACGGTGCCCTTGCGAACACGGCGGTTTTCAAGTTCCCCGCTAGGTGTTTTAGATGGTTTCAATACATACCCTGTAGTCCGTACAATCCGCACTTTAGCCCGTTTCTCATGACCCTTCTTCCATCCTGTCCATCGTGTGCTACCAAGTACGGTTGCAAGTTGGGTTGCAGTTTTGGTTGCGCCCGCTCGCTACTTACTGGCGGTCGTTTTCAAGACGACTACCTCAGATTTCTACCCATTCGAATCGGTTCGTTTTATTTCAATGCGTCCGCGTTTTCCCTTGATTTATAGGGATTCTTCAAGAACTCTGTTCCACCCTGTCCGTTCAGTTATTTGTAGTTTGGCACCACCCTTGGCACCAGTTGGGATGTCACGGTTTTGGAAAAAGCCAAAGGCCATCACAGTTGAACTCAGACAGATATCTAAAGAGCTCTGATGAAGAGGAGTTATTTCGGATTGGTAAGGAAGAACTTTTGGGCTTGCACACTTCGACGCTGACTAAAGCTACCAATGGTCACTATTTGACCAATCCGTGCGTTGACGATATGTACATCGGAATTATGGCGGAGAATGACCAATCGATTCCAGAAATAAATTGATCCGTCATTAAAGAAATGGATGTCTTTTAGGTTCATAATACAGTTCGTATTTGGTGCTACGGGGCATTAGTCCCACAAGCTTGCGCATTCATTCATGCATATGCACTTCCTCACACCGATGTCTTATGGAGTTAGCGGACAGAATAATGCAACAACCACGCGATTTAAGAGTGCCGTATTGTTCGGACACAGTGGATTGCAAATAACGCGCAAACGAAGACCCATGCTACGGTGGAAATCCAAAGACAAAACGGGACAATCGCACGTAGTATGTGTAGTCCGAGAACATGGCTGAGGGTGTACGTAGCAACCGTGTACATTCCGAGCGGGAACACCGCACTCCAAAGCCCTGGTTCGTACACAATGGGCTGTTTGAAAACAAGGTATTTCCAACCGCCGATTAATACCAAAAAAGGAATCCACCAAGTACCCCATGCCCACAGCATCATCGTAAATCCCTGCACAAACGGTTGAACGAAAATCACAAAATGTGTTGATAATGGATAAACAATCAGACGAGAGCCGGCGAGAGTTGTGATCGCTACAGCACCCATATTAATCCAATAGGGTGGACTTAAGTCACTCGGGCTTACATGGGAGAAGAAGAATTGATTCAGGATCAGTGCAATTAAGATTAAATAAAGTACAATTCCAATGGACCAAGTTGTGTACGATAAAAATAATAAACTCGAATGATATTGAGGCAAGAAACTCGCTAACGCAGAGCTTAAACTCGCTATAGATTCAGCGCTGACGGTCGTCAGCAACCACGTCCCGCTGAGAACCTTGTTTGACGGCTGCTGATTGTAAAACAACAAAATCACCAGGACAAAGTAAACAAAAATGATCCAGCATACAACGCCTACAATACCTAATACGAGGGCAATTCTATATTGGTTGGAGTACGCCAAGCGAGTACCGAGAACATTCGTGCCAGCGATAAAAGTGAAGTATCCAAACACCCTACTAGCGTTCCGAAGATCGCCCCAGACTTGCTTCGGAAAGCAAATCGCTCGAAGGAGATATAGAACGATGAACACCACATAGAGACCGATTCCTAAGCCAAAGAAGATTTGTGACAGCGTATCATATTCATTCAGGAGCAGCGCAAGTGATATAATCTCCGTTGCCATTACGGTTGAAAAATAGCCCGGATTGAGTTGTTCAAGAGCCTTTGTCAGCATAGCACCCTCGTGATAAGTTTTTCGCCCAACAAGAGCGTCTTCAAAATTTTTCCCCTAACCATTCTGCGATAAAACCTGTAAACTTTGAAACGCTAGTGTTACAGCTACAAACGGCGCGCTCTACGTACGACATGAGTGACCTTGAATCTACATTTCGCAGGACAAAGGTACTGATTATTTTTAAATTTATGGAGCGAATGTCCAAAATCGGTATCACTCCTTATATCAACATGGGCTTATGAGACACCAAGACATCGCGACTCCCTTGTTCAGTTAAAGGGACATTCAATAAAGTTCCATAATTGTACACGGAACCGGTAGGGTCTTAATCCTTTCATGACGTCCCTGATTTATATCAGCGCGCAAACAACTGCTGCTGCAAAAACCGCAGGGAGATACATTAAAGATACTAGGAATGTGCGTTTAGCCAAGGTCATCTGGTCTTCCTTATTATTCATCAGAATCAAGGTCGAGCGCAAAAATAGAAGTCCTGCAGCAGTAGCCATTATGATGTACAGTACCTGTGCGCGAAGTGACCCGACAAGCAACCAAGACGATAATAGAAGCAAAAACGTATAAATAACCATCTGTCTCTTCGTGGTCTTACTTCCGCATACAATTGGCATCATTGGGATACCAGCCCGTACATAATCGTCGTTTTTGTACAGGGCTAGCGACCAAAAATGCGCAGGCGTCCACAGGAAAATGACTGCGAACATGATCCATGCAGCAAAGCCTTGATGTCCCGTCACTGCAGACCAGCCTACGAGTGGCGGAAATGCACCAGCACCGCCCCCTATAACAATGTTTTGAGGCGTTTTGCGTTTGAGCCACATCGTATACACGACTGCATAATAGAGATATCCCATTAGTGAAAAGGTTGCACATAGCCAATTACACCACAGAGCCAACATAACTACAGACAATATGCCTAAGCCTATGCCAAGTACCAAGGCATGCCAAGGTGTTACGATTCCCATGGGTATAGGACGTTTGGCCGTACGCTGCATAATTCGGTCAATATCACGGTCGTACCACATATTAATGGCAGCCGCGCCACCAGCAGACAACGCTAAGCCTCCGAGACCAACTATCATCGTCTGTAAGTTAGGGACCCCTCGTTGCGCGATAAACATTGCACAGTACGCTGTAAATATCAGAAAGAGCATGATGCGTGGCTTCGTCAAGGACACATAAGCTTTCGTCACCGTTTTTATGTTGGACAGTCCAAGTGTCCTCACTGATTGCTCTGATACACCCAATACGTAAACCACCTTTATGTCAGTATGCCTCGGCACCGAATGTCATGATCCAGATCGATCCTGCCACGACGGCGACGACCAAGAATAATCCTAGAGCTAGAAACCACGCATGCCATGCGGTTTCTGCATCCGTCTCTGTCACGTGCATAAAGAAGAACAGCTGGATAACAATTTGAATCACAGCGAGAATCAGGATGGTAGTAACCAGCGCTCCGCGCCCCATGTTTCCGTGAGTGTGTAACCATAGGGCGATAACCGTCAGTACGATGGACAAGACGAAACCAAGTATCGGTAAACCCAGTCCATGCTCGCGATGTGATTGTTTTATACTTTCATCGGGTGTTGCCATGTCAGTACATTCCCCCAATCAGATAAACCACACTAAAGAGGAAAACCCACACAACATCAAGAAAGTGCCAGTATAGTCCCGTAATGAAGACCTTGCGGGCAATGACTGGTGTTATCCCTTGTTTCGAGATTTGGATCAGCAGACATGTCATCCAGATGATTCCGAAGGACACGTGACATCCATGTGTTCCAACTAAGGTGAAGAATGAGGATAAGAAAGCACTACGCTGCAGGGTAGCGCCTGTAACCGCATCTGATACAAACTCGCTTACTTCTAGACCGATAAAGGAAAGCCCCAACACGATTGTAATTACAAGCCAAGTGACGAGCCCCGATTTGTTATCACGTCGCATAAAGTAGGTGGCAATACCGGACGTAAAGCTGCTGGTTAGCAGAATAATGGTCTCTGCTGTATATCCCCGAACATCATAGATCGCAGAAGGCTTCGGTCCTGTTCCGGTATGCCGATACAAGACGGCGAAAGTTGCAAAAAAACAGGAGAACAACAACATGTCTGTGACGAGGAAAACCCAAAATCCAAAAATCCGAAGGGACCCGTCTTCTGTTGAATATTCAATCGGTAAATGTGCCGCTCGCGGCAGCGAATGGATTGTTCCTTCACTGTTCGCCATGTAATAACCTCCCGTAAGCTTTTTCCGTATGTTGAACTTCGTCGATTGGGATGTAATAGTCGGTATCGAATTCAAACGACCGCAGAATCAGGCAGAGACCAACACCGAGAAATCCGAGAATGCCAAGTATGTACCAGTTGAAGACCAGGCCAAATCCGGCGACGAAAAAGCAGACGGAAAGAACAAACGGACGACCCGAGCTTTTCGGCATGTGAATCGGGCGGAGTGGGCTCTTGTATTGAAGGGCTGTTACCTCTTTCCCCTCAAGCCGTTGTTGCTTCGATTCCCACCAGGCGTCGCGATCGTTTACTTGCGGAATGACCGCAAAGTTGTAGTGCGGTGCTGGGCTCGGTAACGACCATTCTAGCGTACGTCCATCCCAAATATCCCCGGTCGTATCTCGCTCACCATAAAATGCGCTGTAGATGATATCAGCTGCAATCAAGATAAAGCCGATGCCCATCATATATGCGCCGATGGATGAAATGAGGTTCCACGTTGCCCAGCCCATGCCCGGAGAATACGTGAAAATGCGCCGCGTCATTCCCATATATCCGAGGAAGTACTGAGGCATGAAGCATACGTAAAATCCAATGTTGAACCACCAAAATGCATGCTTCGCCAGACGTTCGTTTAGCCGATGTCCGAACATTTTCGGCCACCAGTAATACATCCCTGCAATCATGCCGTACACAGTGCCACCTATCAGCACTTGGTGAAAGTGAGCGATCAGGAAGTAACTGTTGTGGTACTGATAATCAGCGGGTGCGGCAGCTAACATGACGCCTGTAGCACCCCCGATCGCGAAGTTCGGAATAAACCCGAGTGTCCAAAGCATGGGTGCTGGAACTCGGACTCGTCCAGCGTACATGGTAAACAGCCAGGTAAAAACCTTAACTCCCGTCGGAATGGCGATAATCATTGAAGCGACTGCAAAGAAGCTGTTCACACCAGGGCCTGCGCCCATTGTGAAAAAGTGATGAGCCCAAACGAGGTAGCTGATGACGGTAATGACCATGATCGACGCGACCATCGACGTATACCCAAAGATTCTTTTCCGTGAGAAGGTGGCAACCACTTCCGAGAAGACACCGAATGCGGGTAAGACCACGATATATACTTCTGGATGTCCCCACACCCAAAACAAGTTGATGTACATCATTGGATTGCCGCCCGCCAACATTGTGAAGAAGTGACCCCCTGCAATTCGGTCAATCAACAACAATGCAAGGGCAGCGGTTAACGCGGGGAAAGCGACAATAATGAGAATGCAAGCGCCAAGAACGCTCCAACAAAATAGCGGGAGGCGCATTAATGTCATACCCGGCGCCCGCATTTTCAGGATGGTAACAAAGAAGTTGATCCCTGTCGCAATACTGCCGATACCCGTAATTTGCAAAGCCAAAATGTAGTAGTTTTCTCCTGGCCCCATGTCAAAAGGAAGGTCGGAGAGGGGCGGGTAGCTCATCCATCCAGCGTCTGGTGATCCGCCGATCACGAAGGAAAGATTGAGCAACATCGCAGCGAAAAAGAACAGCCAGAAACTAATTGCGTTCAGGTAAGGGAAAGCCACGTCTCTTGCACCGATTTGTAAAGGAACCGCAACGTTAAATACGGCGAAGATAAACGGCATCGCCATAAACAGAATCATGAGTGTCCCGTGGGTGGTGAAGATTTCATTGTAGTGTTGCGCTTTTAAAAAGTGCATGTTCGGCTGGATTAATTGTGTACGCATTAAAAGCGCGTCCACACCGCCACGGAATAGCATCAGTATCGCGGCAATCAGATACATGATGCCAATTTTCTTGTGATCGACTGTGGTTAACCACTCACGCCACAGCCATCCCCACTTCTTGTAATATGTAAGGACGAAGAGAATGGCAATCGTCACCAAAACAATGGAAACGTCTGCGCCGTAAATCATCGGTTCCCCAGTCACAAAGAAGTGGCTTGCAAAATTTTGAATGCCTGTCAACGTACGCACACCTCGTTCGTATTTAGTCAGTTGCTTCCTTCAACTCATGTTTCATGTACATTCCGCCTTCAGACTTAATGTTCTGCTCAAATACCCCAGGCGGAAATGAAGAATAGGTCTGCTTATCTACGACGCTTTGCTGTACGAGATTCTTATAACCATCCATTGTTAATGCAGGGGCCGTGGATTTAGTTTGTTTGATCCATTGTTGAAAATCGCTTTCAGGTTTGGCAACCACGTTAAATTTCATATGCGCATACTCTCGACCGGAGAAATTGGCCCCGCTCCCGAAGTAGTTACCAGGTTTGTCCGCCTGAAGCCACAAACGCATCGCCATGCCAGGCATCGTGTACTCTTGACCGCCGAGTTGTGGAACCCAGAATGAGTTCATGGGTGCGTCGGAAGTTAGGATGAAACGAACCGGACGATTTGTAGGAATTTCACAGTAGTTGACTGTCGCGATCTTTTGATCCGGGTATTGAAACAACCATTTCCAGTCCAAAGAAGTTACCTGGATGGTCAAGGGTGCCCCGTTCATACTGGTTGTTGGGCGTACCAGCCGGAATGTATCCCGGACCGTCAGAATTCCGAGAACACAGATAATTAGCACTGGGATTCCCCACACAAAGAACTCAAGTTTATGGCTTTGCGACCATTCTGGGCGATATGGCGCAGAATTGTTAGGCTCGTCACGAAATCGTCGAATGATGTAAAACATCAAAGCGATGACAGGAATTACGACGATCGCGGTTAAGACGAAAGTGGTGAGAATCAAGTTGCGTTCAATTTTGGCAACAGGCCCTGCTGTGTTAAAAAGTAAGTACTGTTCCCCGCACCCGCTTAAAAGAAACGGGATGAGCACGAGGGCAATCTTACTAGAAGGGAGGAACCGTAAAAATCTCATATATGTCCATCTCCTTTCTTAACGCTTCAAGAACAACAATCTGGAACTTAGGTGCAAGAATTCTTGAAATTCAAGCAAGAGCAACACAACGATCGCACCAACGATCGTGATCACGGCTACTTTGGCATTGATGCGTCTCTTTCTTGCTCTTGGTTCATCCCCGTATTTGTTCATTGTGTACTCTACCCCATTCATGTTTAGTTACTCCAAATATTTACATCACAGGGTCTTGATCTGGCTTGTTCACCCATGTTTAATGTAGTTTCACTAAATCCTTGCAGTATGCTGGCCATTCAGTGTTCATGAAGGATGTATCCGTCGTACCACCAAAGTACTCCGGCTAGGGTAAATAAGATCACAACCGTGAGAATTATCGACCAATAGACTCTGCCAAGTCCTTTATTAGCATCCCTCTCCAACAAGATTCACTCCCCTTTATTTGATTGACGACGACTCCGGGTCACTTTATCCAGAATAGACAGTGTGGATAAGTTACCCAGAATTCCCGCACTCATGTATTTTGAGATACAATTTTCAACAAATACGAAGAACAAATGTGAAGTTTGAGAAGGAGTATGCTCAAGGGGATTTAAGTTATTTTGCGCTGCAAAGACACCTTTTTCGAAGGAAACGTATATGTGCCATGCCATTGTGGATGTACTTTTGAACAAGCACGGACGTAACTATAGAAGACCCGGAGCGGCGTCATACTCCGGGTCTTCCCGTATGCTATAGTTACTCGTTACCATCCCCAGGATTCATCACTGCGGGAATTGTACCCTGCTTATGGTGGACCCTTTATGGCTTGAACGGTTTGGGTTCACAAGAATCGCACATGGCGCAGAAATCGATGAAGCATTCACGGGAATATCTCTTTACTGACCCATCGAGTGGGATGGGATATGAACCGATAACCTTACCAACGTTCAAGATAAGCTGCCTTAGTCTGCAAGGCTGCCTTGAGGACCAAAGAATTCGTAATGAATCTGGTTATCTGGAACGCCCCACTCTTTGAGAGCCCGGTACATTGCCTTCATAAAAGGTGGACCGGCTACACTTTGTTAGACAGAAAAATTAAGGTCGAGTAGACTTGAGCTACCGCAATAAAGGAGCGTCTACAATGACTCAGCGAGAACGAAGAACATTCACTTCAGAATTCAAGCAGCAAATGGTTCAACTTTATCTGAGTGGAAAACCACGGAAAGACATCATCCGTGAATACGAGTTAACGCCATCTGCATTGGATAAGTGGATTCGGCAAAGCAAAATCTCAGGCTCGTTTAAAGAGAAGGATAATCTCACGCCTGAACAGGAAGAACTGATTCGTTTGCGCAAAGAAAATAAACAACTGCTCATGGAGAACGATATTTTAAAGCAAGCTGCGCTGATAATAGGACGAAAGTAAATGTGATTCGCAACAATGCGCACAAATACTCGATATCAGCAATGTGCAGCGTCCTACAATTGCCCAGAAGTACGTATTACTACGAAGCCCAAGAAAAGCAGTCTGAAGACAAGCTAGTCGAAGCGGTTAAGGAGATTTTCTACAACAGCCGAAACGCCTACGGTACTCGCAAAATCAAGTTTGAACTGAAGAAAAGGAACTTGATTGTATCTAGACGGAAAATCGGCAGAATCATGAAAGAAGTTGGACTTGTTTCGGTATATACAGTGGCGCAGTACAAACCTCATGTGGATTCCTGCAACGAATCACAAGTGACAAATGAGCTTAATCGGCAATTCCATCAAGAAGAGCATCTAGCTGTCGTTGTGAGTGACCTAACTTACGTGAGAGTCGAGGGAAAGTGGCAATACGTATGCTTATACGTCGATCTCTTTAACCGCGAAATCATAGGTCATAGTGCAGGTGCACATAAAGATGCCCAGCTTGTTCATCAAGCCATTGCATCGGTTCAGGGAAACCTGAGCAACATCCGAATGTTTCATACGGACCGTGGAAACGAGTTTAAAAATAAGCTCATTGATGAGGCACTGACAGCGTTCCAAATTAGGCGTTCACTGAGTCTAAAGGGCTGCCCATATGACAATGCCGTAGCAGAAGCAACATTCAAA
This window encodes:
- a CDS encoding tellurite resistance/C4-dicarboxylate transporter family protein, translated to MLTKALEQLNPGYFSTVMATEIISLALLLNEYDTLSQIFFGLGIGLYVVFIVLYLLRAICFPKQVWGDLRNASRVFGYFTFIAGTNVLGTRLAYSNQYRIALVLGIVGVVCWIIFVYFVLVILLFYNQQPSNKVLSGTWLLTTVSAESIASLSSALASFLPQYHSSLLFLSYTTWSIGIVLYLILIALILNQFFFSHVSPSDLSPPYWINMGAVAITTLAGSRLIVYPLSTHFVIFVQPFVQGFTMMLWAWGTWWIPFLVLIGGWKYLVFKQPIVYEPGLWSAVFPLGMYTVATYTLSHVLGLHILRAIVPFCLWISTVAWVFVCALFAIHCVRTIRHS
- a CDS encoding cytochrome (ubi)quinol oxidase subunit III, which translates into the protein MHSLPRAAHLPIEYSTEDGSLRIFGFWVFLVTDMLLFSCFFATFAVLYRHTGTGPKPSAIYDVRGYTAETIILLTSSFTSGIATYFMRRDNKSGLVTWLVITIVLGLSFIGLEVSEFVSDAVTGATLQRSAFLSSFFTLVGTHGCHVSFGIIWMTCLLIQISKQGITPVIARKVFITGLYWHFLDVVWVFLFSVVYLIGGMY
- a CDS encoding IS3 family transposase (programmed frameshift) — protein: MTQRERRTFTSEFKQQMVQLYLSGKPRKDIIREYELTPSALDKWIRQSKISGSFKEKDNLTPEQEELIRLRKENKQLLMENDIFKASCADNRTKVNVIRNNAHKYSISAMCSVLQLPRSTYYYEAQEKQSEDKLVEAVKEIFYNSRNAYGTRKIKFELKKRNLIVSRRKIGRIMKEVGLVSVYTVAQYKPHVDSCNESQVTNELNRQFHQEEHLAVVVSDLTYVRVEGKWQYVCLYVDLFNREIIGHSAGAHKDAQLVHQAIASVQGNLSNIRMFHTDRGNEFKNKLIDEALTAFQIRRSLSLKGCPYDNAVAEATFKTFKTEFVRDRHFESLKQLKLELDDYVHWYNHIRIHGTLGYSTPVEYKSIHLKKIV
- a CDS encoding cbb3-type cytochrome c oxidase subunit I, giving the protein MIYGADVSIVLVTIAILFVLTYYKKWGWLWREWLTTVDHKKIGIMYLIAAILMLFRGGVDALLMRTQLIQPNMHFLKAQHYNEIFTTHGTLMILFMAMPFIFAVFNVAVPLQIGARDVAFPYLNAISFWLFFFAAMLLNLSFVIGGSPDAGWMSYPPLSDLPFDMGPGENYYILALQITGIGSIATGINFFVTILKMRAPGMTLMRLPLFCWSVLGACILIIVAFPALTAALALLLIDRIAGGHFFTMLAGGNPMMYINLFWVWGHPEVYIVVLPAFGVFSEVVATFSRKRIFGYTSMVASIMVITVISYLVWAHHFFTMGAGPGVNSFFAVASMIIAIPTGVKVFTWLFTMYAGRVRVPAPMLWTLGFIPNFAIGGATGVMLAAAPADYQYHNSYFLIAHFHQVLIGGTVYGMIAGMYYWWPKMFGHRLNERLAKHAFWWFNIGFYVCFMPQYFLGYMGMTRRIFTYSPGMGWATWNLISSIGAYMMGIGFILIAADIIYSAFYGERDTTGDIWDGRTLEWSLPSPAPHYNFAVIPQVNDRDAWWESKQQRLEGKEVTALQYKSPLRPIHMPKSSGRPFVLSVCFFVAGFGLVFNWYILGILGFLGVGLCLILRSFEFDTDYYIPIDEVQHTEKAYGRLLHGEQ
- a CDS encoding cytochrome ubiquinol oxidase subunit II, with product MRFLRFLPSSKIALVLIPFLLSGCGEQYLLFNTAGPVAKIERNLILTTFVLTAIVVIPVIALMFYIIRRFRDEPNNSAPYRPEWSQSHKLEFFVWGIPVLIICVLGILTVRDTFRLVRPTTSMNGAPLTIQVTSLDWKWLFQYPDQKIATVNYCEIPTNRPVRFILTSDAPMNSFWVPQLGGQEYTMPGMAMRLWLQADKPGNYFGSGANFSGREYAHMKFNVVAKPESDFQQWIKQTKSTAPALTMDGYKNLVQQSVVDKQTYSSFPPGVFEQNIKSEGGMYMKHELKEATD
- a CDS encoding cytochrome C oxidase subunit IV family protein; its protein translation is MATPDESIKQSHREHGLGLPILGFVLSIVLTVIALWLHTHGNMGRGALVTTILILAVIQIVIQLFFFMHVTETDAETAWHAWFLALGLFLVVAVVAGSIWIMTFGAEAY
- a CDS encoding heme o synthase, with the translated sequence MGVSEQSVRTLGLSNIKTVTKAYVSLTKPRIMLFLIFTAYCAMFIAQRGVPNLQTMIVGLGGLALSAGGAAAINMWYDRDIDRIMQRTAKRPIPMGIVTPWHALVLGIGLGILSVVMLALWCNWLCATFSLMGYLYYAVVYTMWLKRKTPQNIVIGGGAGAFPPLVGWSAVTGHQGFAAWIMFAVIFLWTPAHFWSLALYKNDDYVRAGIPMMPIVCGSKTTKRQMVIYTFLLLLSSWLLVGSLRAQVLYIIMATAAGLLFLRSTLILMNNKEDQMTLAKRTFLVSLMYLPAVFAAAVVCALI